In Chitinophaga sp. HK235, a single window of DNA contains:
- a CDS encoding prolyl oligopeptidase family serine peptidase produces MKYLLSALLIITLSLYHNMTFGQRNMQQIEVKITAGGKKNGALIQLPDDYNVSTRRYPIIIFLHGKSKSGNDLSKLALEGIPFWLDKGVKLEAVNPVDKQKYKFIVVMPQAPSFGLKPKEIMAVLDDLLQTYRIDTSRVYLTGYSAGGWAAMMAVTESPAITKRIAAVVAMSPTSLDDKNTKQFKLVANAGLHCWYFAGTKEPHFLEAVQSYIDSTNQYKPGLTKLTIHQNKHCCFKDFYDPRYKENGMNIYSWMLQYKRS; encoded by the coding sequence ATGAAATATTTATTATCTGCCCTGCTGATAATTACTTTATCGTTGTATCACAACATGACCTTCGGTCAGCGAAACATGCAACAGATAGAAGTGAAAATAACAGCGGGTGGAAAAAAGAACGGGGCTTTGATACAGTTACCGGATGATTATAATGTGAGCACCCGTAGATACCCGATTATCATCTTCCTTCATGGGAAAAGCAAATCGGGCAATGATCTGAGCAAACTGGCACTGGAAGGTATCCCCTTCTGGCTGGACAAGGGCGTAAAACTCGAAGCGGTCAATCCCGTGGACAAACAAAAATACAAGTTCATTGTGGTGATGCCCCAGGCACCCAGCTTCGGACTGAAACCCAAAGAAATCATGGCCGTTCTGGACGACCTGTTGCAAACCTACCGTATAGACACTTCCCGTGTTTATCTGACCGGATATAGCGCCGGCGGCTGGGCTGCAATGATGGCTGTTACAGAAAGTCCTGCTATCACCAAACGTATTGCAGCGGTGGTGGCCATGTCTCCTACTTCACTGGATGACAAAAACACGAAACAGTTTAAACTGGTAGCAAATGCCGGCCTGCACTGCTGGTATTTTGCAGGTACCAAAGAGCCCCATTTTCTGGAAGCCGTACAGTCCTATATCGACAGTACCAACCAGTACAAACCCGGGCTCACCAAACTCACCATCCATCAGAACAAACATTGCTGCTTTAAGGATTTTTATGATCCCCGCTATAAGGAGAACGGCATGAACATTTATTCGTGGATGCTGCAATACAAACGATCTTAA
- a CDS encoding O-antigen ligase — MNYISTNKKTGIFTAFTNMIKHQIGERKLNSPLGYILMGLAAAVMSFAIARIDERIGLLVIAGLLGGTLTFICLFNTRLGFYITVTLSFFAFYINRLISESLPVGLGVDALIALTFIGIYFRKTIVREKYWQHTRNPITTAYFLFVAFFLVEFFNPSMDSIPGWIFAFRKFLNFLMILYTALYIFKDIEAVKEFIKLWLGLSLLAGLYGCFQEWHGLLGFEDSWVNRDPLRFKLYFQAGSMRKFSFLSDPTAYGMLMADAVIFSLVLAMSSVNRKLRWTLIGISIPMILGMAFSGTRTAYAMLPAGIIFFIMMTITSKRTLAFAIMAVMVFVFILFGPIHNGTISRIRTTFLLSDDASFNVRDVNRERIQPYILRHPLGGGLSTSGVVGAQYNPGHTLAGFPPDSGYLKSALEMGWVGLALTCFTYFIILRTGIRNYYRSRSPEIKGYYAAIVAALYGYIIAHYTQVAIGQIPGCFFFYAMLAAIIKLITFDKEQPNTNNPITI, encoded by the coding sequence GTGAATTACATTAGCACCAATAAAAAAACCGGCATCTTTACCGCTTTCACCAACATGATCAAACATCAGATTGGTGAGCGGAAACTGAACAGCCCCCTGGGATATATCCTCATGGGGCTGGCCGCAGCAGTCATGTCATTTGCTATCGCCAGGATAGATGAACGGATCGGTCTCCTGGTGATTGCCGGTCTGCTGGGTGGCACGCTTACGTTTATCTGTCTGTTTAACACCAGGCTGGGATTTTACATTACTGTTACCCTTTCCTTTTTTGCTTTTTATATCAACCGGCTGATCAGCGAGAGTCTACCCGTAGGACTCGGCGTTGACGCGCTGATCGCCCTTACTTTTATCGGAATTTATTTCAGGAAAACCATTGTCAGGGAAAAATACTGGCAACACACCAGGAATCCGATTACCACAGCGTATTTTCTCTTTGTGGCTTTTTTCCTGGTAGAATTCTTTAATCCTTCGATGGACTCCATACCCGGATGGATCTTTGCTTTCAGGAAGTTTCTCAACTTCCTTATGATCCTCTATACAGCACTCTATATCTTCAAAGACATAGAAGCGGTAAAGGAGTTTATAAAGTTATGGCTGGGATTATCATTACTGGCAGGGCTATACGGCTGTTTCCAGGAATGGCATGGACTGCTGGGATTTGAAGACAGTTGGGTAAACCGCGATCCGCTGCGTTTCAAATTATATTTCCAGGCCGGCAGTATGCGGAAGTTTTCCTTTCTTTCCGACCCTACAGCGTATGGTATGCTGATGGCCGATGCAGTGATATTTTCTCTGGTGCTTGCTATGAGCAGCGTTAACCGCAAACTGCGCTGGACGCTGATAGGTATCAGTATTCCCATGATACTGGGCATGGCCTTTTCCGGTACCCGTACCGCTTATGCCATGCTGCCTGCCGGTATCATATTTTTTATCATGATGACCATCACCAGCAAAAGAACGCTGGCATTTGCCATCATGGCCGTCATGGTGTTTGTATTCATCCTGTTTGGACCAATACACAACGGCACCATCAGCCGTATCCGTACTACCTTCCTTTTATCAGATGACGCCTCTTTCAACGTCAGGGATGTCAACAGGGAAAGGATACAGCCTTATATCCTGCGTCACCCGCTGGGAGGAGGATTAAGTACCTCCGGCGTAGTAGGTGCCCAGTATAATCCCGGGCATACACTGGCAGGCTTTCCGCCCGATAGCGGCTATCTCAAAAGCGCACTGGAAATGGGCTGGGTAGGACTGGCACTTACCTGCTTCACCTACTTCATCATACTGCGTACCGGTATCAGAAACTACTATCGTAGCCGATCGCCCGAGATTAAAGGTTATTATGCGGCCATTGTGGCCGCTTTGTACGGCTATATTATCGCCCATTATACCCAGGTAGCTATCGGCCAGATACCAGGATGTTTTTTCTTCTATGCCATGCTGGCCGCAATCATAAAACTGATCACGTTCGATAAAGAACAACCCAATACCAATAATCCAATAACAATTTAA
- a CDS encoding TolC family protein, with translation MKRIFLFSCSALLSLSMYAQKKTPHVKPQSQTQTQPSANPSNNAIRERLVELALDNPQMRIAGYQKDKTDYEVTKAGASWLNYVTASMNINEVTTGAYRANNPDRANIYYPLWNIGINVPLGSLISKPADVKIARKNRAIATEEKETLARLIKRQILSLYEDYLNKADLLNIQTEMAEDEAANLQTVEEKFSSGGVGYQEYSTASKSYSEQLFKQKVLQRDLNVVKLQIEEMIGVRLEEVLLQK, from the coding sequence ATGAAACGAATATTTCTTTTCTCCTGTTCCGCGCTGCTCTCCTTAAGCATGTATGCACAAAAAAAGACGCCCCATGTGAAACCTCAGTCGCAGACACAGACACAGCCCTCTGCCAACCCATCCAACAATGCCATCAGAGAACGGCTCGTAGAACTGGCACTCGACAATCCTCAGATGAGAATTGCCGGTTATCAGAAAGACAAAACTGACTATGAAGTCACCAAAGCAGGTGCCTCCTGGCTCAACTATGTAACTGCCAGTATGAACATCAACGAGGTAACTACAGGCGCCTACAGGGCTAATAATCCTGATCGGGCCAACATCTATTACCCGCTCTGGAACATCGGTATCAACGTTCCCCTGGGATCACTCATCAGCAAACCTGCAGATGTAAAAATTGCCCGTAAAAACAGGGCCATCGCTACTGAAGAAAAAGAAACACTGGCAAGACTGATTAAAAGACAAATACTGTCACTGTATGAAGACTACCTCAACAAAGCGGATCTGCTGAACATTCAAACAGAAATGGCAGAAGATGAAGCAGCCAACCTGCAAACAGTAGAGGAGAAATTCTCCAGCGGTGGCGTAGGATACCAGGAATACAGCACTGCCTCCAAATCCTACAGCGAACAACTGTTCAAACAAAAGGTCCTTCAGAGAGACCTCAATGTAGTGAAACTGCAGATAGAGGAAATGATTGGCGTAAGACTCGAAGAAGTATTGCTGCAAAAATAA